The Equus caballus isolate H_3958 breed thoroughbred chromosome 12, TB-T2T, whole genome shotgun sequence genome contains a region encoding:
- the RAG1 gene encoding V(D)J recombination-activating protein 1 — protein MAVSLTATLGLNSAPDEIQHPHIKFSEWKFKLFRVRSFEKAPEEAQKEKDSSEGKPSLEQSPAVLDKAGGQKPVLTQPAVKPHPKFLKKSHDDGKAREKAIHQASLRHLCRICGNSFKTDGHNRRYPVHGPVDGKTQVLLRKKEKRATSWPDLIAKVFRIDVKADVDSIHPTEFCHNCWSIMHRKFSSAPCEVYFPKNATMEWHPHTPSCDICHTARQGLKRKSHQPNVQLSKKLKTAVDRARQARQHKRRAQARISGKGVLKKITNCSKIHLSTKLLAVDFPAYFVKSISCQICEHILADPVVTSCKHVFCRICILRCLKVMGSYCPSCRYPCFPTDLESPVKSFLSILNSLMVKCPAEECNEEVSLEKYNHHVSSHKESKETFVHINKGGRPRQHLLSLTRRAQKHRLRELKLQVKAFADKEEGGDVKSVCLTLFLLALRARNEHRQADELEAIMQGRGSGLQPAVCLAIRVNTFLSCSQYHKMYRTVKAITGRQIFQPLHALRNAEKVLLPGYHPFEWQPPLKNVSSNTDVGIIDGLSGLSSSVDDYPVDTIAKRFRYDSALVSALMDMEEDILEGMRAQELDDYLNGPFTVVVKESCDGMGDVSEKHGSGPAVPEKAVRFSFTIMKITIAHGSQNVKVFEEAKPNSELCCKPLCLMLADESDHETLTAILSPLIAEREAMKDSELMLEMGGILRTFQFIFRGTGYDEKLVREVEGLEASGSVYICTLCDATRLEASQNLVFHSITRSHAENLERYEVWRSNPYHESVEELRDRVKGVSAKPFIETVPSIDALHCDIGNAAEFYKIFQLEIGEVYKNPNASKEERKRWQATLDKHLRKKMNLKPIMRMNGNFARKLMTKETVEAVCELIPSRERHEALKELMDLYLKMKPVWRSSCPAKECPESLCQYSFNSQRFAELLSTKFKYRYEGKITNYFHKTLAHVPEIIERDGSIGAWASEGNESGNKLFRRFRKMNARQSKCYEMEDVLKHHWLYTSKYLQKFMDAHKALKNSGFCINSQGSLEDPLGSDDSLETQDSMEF, from the coding sequence ATGGCTGTCTCTTTGACAGCCACCCTGGGACTCAATTCTGCCCCAGATGAAATCCAGCATCCACATATTAAATTTTCCGAATGGAAATTTAAGCTATTCAGGGTGAGATCCTTTGAAAAGGCACCTGAAGAAgctcaaaaggaaaaagattccTCTGAGGGGAAACCCTCTCTAGAGCAATCTCCAGCAGTCCTGGATAAGGCTGGTGGTCAGAAACCAGTCCTGACTCAACCAGCAGTAAAGCCTCACCCTAAGTTTTTGAAGAAATCCCATGATGATgggaaagcaagagagaaagccaTCCACCAAGCCAGCCTTCGACATCTCTGCCGCATCTGTGGGAATTCTTTTAAAACTGATGGGCACAATAGGAGATATCCAGTCCACGGGCCTGTGGATGGCAAAACCCAAGTGCTTTTacgaaagaaggaaaagagagccaCTTCCTGGCCCGACCTCATTGCCAAGGTTTTCCGGATCGATGTGAAAGCCGATGTTGACTCCATCCACCCCACTGAGTTCTGCCATAACTGCTGGAGCATCATGCACAGGAAGTTTAGCAGTGCTCCATGTGAGGTTTACTTCCCGAAGAACGCAACCATGGAGTGGCACCCCCACACCCCGTCCTGTGACATCTGCCACACTGCCCGTCAGGGACTCAAGAGGAAGAGTCATCAGCCAAATGTGCAGCTCAGCAAAAAACTCAAAACTGCGGTTGACCGAGCGAGGCAGGCCCGTCAGCACAAGAGGAGAGCTCAGGCAAGGATCAGCGGCAAGGGAGTGCTGAAGAAGATCACCAACTGCAGTAAGATCCATCTTAGCACCAAGCTCCTTGCAGTGGACTTCCCGGCGTACTTTGTGAAATCTATCTCCTGCCAGATTTGTGAACACATCCTGGCTGACCCTGTGGTCACCAGCTGTAAGCATGTATTTTGCAGGATCTGCATTCTCAGATGCCTCAAAGTCATGGGCAGCTATTGTCCCTCTTGCCGATATCCCTGCTTCCCCACTGACCTGGAGAGTCCCGTGAAGTCCTTTCTGAGCATCCTGAATTCCCTCATGGTGAAATGTCCAGCAGAAGAGTGCAATGAGGAGGTCAGCTTGGAAAAATATAATCACCATGTCTCAAGCCACAAGGAATCGAAAGAGACTTTTGTGCATATTAataaagggggccggccccgccaGCATCTCCTGTCACTGACCCGGAGGGCTCAGAAGCACCGTCTGAGGGAGCTCAAGCTGCAAGTCAAGGCTTTTGCCgacaaagaagaaggaggagatgTGAAGTCTGTGTGCCTGACCTTGTTCCTGCTGGCGCTGCGGGCGAGGAATGAGCACAGACAAGCCGACGAGCTGGAGGCCATCATGCAGGGGCGGGGCTCCGGCCTGCAGCCAGCGGTTTGCTTGGCCATCCGCGTCAACACCTTCCTCAGCTGCAGTCAGTACCACAAAATGTACAGGACTGTCAAAGCCATCACGGGGAGGCAGATTTTTCAGCCTTTGCATGCCCTCCGGAACGCTGAAAAGGTCCTTCTGCCGGGCTACCACCCCTTTGAGTGGCAGCCCCCTCTGAAGAACGTGTCCTCCAACACTGACGTTGGCATTATTGACGGATTGTCTGGACTGTCCTCGTCTGTGGACGATTACCCGGTGGACACCATTGCGAAGCGGTTCCGCTACGATTCGGCTTTGGTGTCTGCTCTGATGGACATGGAAGAAGACATCCTGGAAGGCATGAGAGCCCAAGAGCTTGACGATTACCTGAACGGCCCCTTCACTGTGGTGGTGAAGGAGTCCTGTGACGGGATGGGAGACGTGAGTGAGAAGCACGGCAGTGGGCCAGCCGTTCCGGAAAAGGCAGTTCGGTTTTCATTCACAATCATGAAAATTACTATAGCACATGGCTCACAGAATGTGAAGGTGTTTGAGGAAGCCAAACCTAACTCTGAGCTGTGTTGCAAGCCCTTGTGCCTTATGCTGGCAGATGAATCTGACCACGAGACTCTGACGGCCATCCTGAGCCCTCTCATTGCTGAGCGGGAGGCCATGAAGGACAGCGAATTAATGCTTGAGATGGGAGGCATCCTCCGCACTTTCCAGTTCATCTTTCGGGGCACGGGCTATGATGAGAAACTTGTCCGGGAAGTGGAAGGCCTTGAGGCTTCCGGCTCGGTCTACATCTGTACCCTTTGTGATGCCACCCGCCTGGAAGCCTCTCAAAATCTTGTCTTCCACTCCATAACCAGAAGCCACGCTGAGAACCTGGAGCGCTATGAGGTCTGGCGTTCCAACCCATACCATGAGTCTGTGGAAGAATTGCGGGATCGGGTGAAAGGGGTCTCCGCCAAGCCCTTCATCGAGACAGTCCCTTCCATAGATGCGCTCCACTGCGACATTGGCAATGCAGCTGAGTTCTACAAGATCTTCCAGCTAGAGATTGGGGAGGTGTATAAGAACCCCAATGCCtccaaagaggaaaggaaaagatggcAGGCTACGCTGGACAAACATCTCCGGAAGAAGATGAACCTGAAACCAATCATGAGGATGAATGGCAACTTTGCCAGGAAGCTCATGACCAAAGAGACTGTTGAAGCAGTTTGTGAATTAATTCCCTCCCGGGAGAGGCACGAAGCTCTGAAGGAGCTAATGGACCTTTACCTGAAGATGAAGCCCGTCTGGCGCTCATCATGCCCGGCTAAGGAGTGCCCAGAATCCCTCTGCCAGTATAGTTTCAATTCACAGCGTTTTGCTGAGCTCCTCTCTACCAAGTTCAAGTATCGGTATGAGGGCAAAATCACCaattattttcacaaaacccTGGCACACGTCCCTGAAATTATTGAGAGGGATGGCTCCATAGGGGCATGGGCAAGCGAGGGAAACGAGTCTGGCAACAAACTGTTCCGGCGCTTCCGGAAAATGAATGCCAGGCAGTCCAAGTGTTATGAAATGGAAGATGTCCTGAAACATCACTGGTTGTATACCTCCAAGTATCTGCAGAAGTTTATGGATGCTCATAAAGCACTGAAAAATTCTGGGTTTTGCATAAACTCACAAGGAAGCTTAGAGGACCCGTTAGGCTCAGATGACTCTCTGGAAACTCAAGATTCAATGGAATTTTAA